The Chryseobacterium wanjuense DNA window GATTTTATCCGGTAAAACCTCTGGAAAGACCAGTTCAAATTCTACCCATTCTTTTTCCTTTATTAATCCTAATTTTTCAAGATGTTTCGGGTAATAATCATGATTGTAGATGCCGATCATTGTTGCCAATTTGTCAAATCCTAATGTCAGCATTCCGGCTTTGTCAAGATTGGTAAAGCCCATCGGTCCCTCGATTTTGTCAATGTTTTTTTCTTTAGCATAATCAATTGCAGTCTGAATCAATGCCTGAGAAACTTCCTCATCATCAATAAAATCGATCCATCCGAAACGGACCTTTCTGATGCCCAGTTCTTTTTCTTCTTTATGATTGATAATCACAGCGATTCTTCCTACAATTTTATTGTCTTTATACGCTAAAAACTGTTTGGCTTCAGAATATTGCATGGCCGGATTTTCACCCGAATTCCATATATTGATTTCATCGTTGATAAATGCGGGAACATAATACGGATTGTTCGAATACAAATCCATGGGAAATCTTACAAATTGCTTTAGCTGATCGTTCGATTTTACTTCAATAACTGAAACTTTTGACATAGTGTTTTAGAGGAGAATTAAAGAGCAAATATAATTAATTTAAATCTAATACTTTGGCATAGTTTTTACATCATTTTGGTTAAAATTATACATTAAAATTTCATAACAAAATGACAGGTTACTATATAATCATTGGAATTTCGATGCTGATTAGCTGGTGGGTTTCTTCGAGGCTGAAATCGAAATTTGAGTATTATTCCAAAGTACACCTCAAAAATGGGCTCTCGGGAAAAGAAGTTGCTGAAAAAATGCTGAGAGATAATGGTATCAATGACGTTCAGGTAATTTCTGTTCCGGGACAATTGACAGATCATTATAATCCTGAAAATAAGACGGTGAATCTTTCGGAAGGAGTTTATATGCAGAGGAATGCGGCAGCGGCGGCTGTTGCGGCTCACGAATGTGGTCACGCTGTACAACATGCGGTTGGGTATTCGATGCTTCAATTGCGATCGCGGTTAGTTCCGGTCGTTAATATAAGTTCTAATCTCATGCAGTTTGTCTTGATTGCGGGTATCGCCATCATGGCAGCGACAAGAACGATCCATGATCCCAATGGAAACACGACTGTTTTGGCCATAGGGGTGATCATGTTTGCATTTACAACAGTTTTTGCATTTGTGACGCTTCCTGTAGAGTATGATGCGAGCAACAGAGCGATGAAATGGCTGAAAGACACGGGAACCGTAACGTCTGAAGAATATGCAGGAGTGCAAGACAGCTTGAAATGGGCGGCAAGAACCTACGTCGTAGCAGCTATCGGATCACTCGCACAGCTTCTCTACTTTGTATCTTTATTGATGGGTGGAAGAAGGAATTAATCTTTAAATTTAAAAGAAATATACTGCATCTCGGACAATTTGTCTGAGATGTTTTTTTATTATGGAGGTTTTGTTTAATATTAATTGAAATTTGATATTTTTGATAAATATTCCTATAAAACATCAATGCGGGAAAAAGATATATCAGAAAACCAGATCGGCAATCTCATAAAAGTGATTGCTTTTTTCTGGCTTCTTACAAAAGTCTGGAGCTATAAAACTTGGATTACAGAAAGGGTTTATCCTGTAATTCCACCATTGGATATCTTAAAAAATGTTCCTGATTTTTTGCACCAATTTTTATTCGGATTCTCTCTTTTAGCCTTACTTACTGTTTTATGTTTTAAAAATAACCTTTGGTTGCTTATCGCTTTATTTTTTTCTGAAGTCTTAAGCTGTTCGTTGGATACCGTAAGATGGCAGCCCTGGGAATATATGTATTTATGTTTCTTGTTGATGGTGATCATTAATTTTTACAAACCAAAAAATATTTTATTACTAAGTCATCTGTTTTTAGTTTCAATTTATTTTTTCAGTGGTTTGCATAAATTTAGCAGGGATTTTCTTTCTGCAGTATGGCTGAATATGGTGCTTGTCGATTTTTTTGGACTTTCAATGAATTTTATATTAAAATACAAACTCTTTTTTACGGGTTTGCTGATTCCTTTTGTAGAAATCGCTCTGGCAATATTACTGTTTATCTCGAAATCAAAAAAGAAGATCAGTTATTTATTGATTTTAATGCATTTAGGTATTTTAATTTTTATAGGTCCATTAGGCTTGAAATACAATTCTGTGGTTTGGCCCTGGAATTTGGCAATGATTTTTATTTTAATAATTATTTATTCAAAACCAGTTGATCCTGTAAATAAAAATATTCTTATCCCTAATCTATATTGGATTGTACTTTGGTTTGTAATGCCGGTTTTTAGTCTTTTCGGGAGTTGGTATCAATATTTTTCGTTCAATTTGTATTCAGGAAAAGGAGATCAAATGTATATCTGTATCTCCGGAAATGAAAAAGAACTCGAACCTTATTTTGAACACAAAAAAAATACTCTTTGTAAAGGAAAGCCTTATATCAATTTGCAAAACTGGGCATTGAAAGAAATAAAGTCTGCACCCCTTCCAGAAATTGAAATTTACAGAAAAATAGGAGTTCATATGAAACAGAAATACTCAAAGGATCATTTAAAAATAATACTTTATAATCATCAGACACAGAAAAGCATAGAATTGTAAAGGTTTCTGAATTTATAATTTATATTCCACAAATTGTAAGTTTGACAGCAACTCCAAAATTTCATCCTGGTGCTTTAATTTTATTCTTGCCAAAATTGAGGCTTTTTCCTGCGAATCGAAATTGATAATTTTTGCATCAAATTTTGAGAGGAGAGTGAAGATAATGTTTTGTTGATTAAAATTAAATGTAATCTCAATCTCCGTTTCCAGTTCTCTGGTTACGATATTAGCATCTTCCAAAGTTATTTTTGCAGATTCTTTATAAGCCTTCACCAAACCGGAAACCCCCAATTTTGTTCCGCCATAATAACGGACAGAAATCACCAGAACATTCGTAATCTCATGAGCCAAAAGCTGATTGTAAATGGGCAATCCGGCACTTCCGGAAGGTTCTCCGTCGTCATTAGCGCGATAATTTTCACCATTAAGTCCCATTCTGAAAGCATAACAATGATGAGTTGCCTTCGGATGCTCTGCCCTTATTTTTTCCAACGCAGCCTTCAGTTCTTCTTCATTATTTACCGGAAAAGCAAATCCGATGAACTTGCTTCCTTTTTCTTTTAATAAAGTATTTTCTATGGGTTTTTCTATGGTTTTGTATTCGAACTGCATTTTTAATCTGGTTTTCTTATTGGATGCTTCGACAAGTCTATTTAATTTAACCACAAAAGATTAAGCATCATTATTTTAAGTTTATTATTAAACTGCAAATAAGAACACATAAGTTTAAAAAAAATCTTTAATTTTTAACCTTTTGCGGGCTTTGTTTTAGTTAAACTTTAAATAGTCCAATAATAGCTTTTGTCTCTTTTGTAGTTAATAAAAAGTTTGAACAAACTCAATTGATTTTTAACGATTTCTATAAAATCCAACAACATTATCCCTGAAATTTTCAACCCTTTCCGGCTCAAAATCAAACTCAGGAGCTTTGGTGCCATTTTCCAGCTTTAGATTTTCATTTTTAATAACAATCGCCTCATCCCAAAGACCTGCATCAATGAATTCCTGTAAAGTAAATCTTCCCCCTTCAATGATAACGGACTGAATCTGTTCCTTATACAAAGCCTTCATTAAGCCAGATAAAAAATTCTCTTTTTCAATTTTAATAAACTGAATATTGTTTTGAGTTTCTTCTTTAATGGTATTAAACACCAAAGTTTTCGCTTCCCTGTTATAAATACTGAAATCCTGCGGAACTTTTAATTCAAAATCAATTAAGATTCTTACCGGATTTACCCCTTCTACATTTCTTACCGTCAAACTCGGATTGTCGTTCAACGCAGTTTGAGTTCCGACTAAAATGGCGTGTTCGTCGGCTCTCAGCTGGTGTACAAACTGATTCGCCAAAGAATTTGAAATGGAAACAGGCTTAAAATTTTTATCTAAAAATCCGTCACCCGATTCTGCCCATTTTAGAATAATATAAGGTCTTTTCTTTTCGTGATAGGTGAAAAATCTTTTGTTTAATTCAATACATTCTTTCTCCAAAATCCCGGAAACCGCTTCAATTCCGGCATCCTGAATGATTTTTTTTCCTTTTCCGTTCACTTTATCATGAGAATCCATCGCGCCGATGACCACTCTCTTGAATCCTAATTCTTTGATTTTTAAAGCACAAGGCGGCGTTTTTCCATAATGCGCACAGGGTTCCAGAGAAACATAGATCGTAGATTCCGGAATCAAAGTTTTATCTTTTACAGAATTGATAGCATTGATTTCTGCATGATTTTCTCCGGCTTTGTGATGATAACCTTCGCCGATAATTTTCCCATTATGCACGATAACGCTTCCCACCAAAGGATTCGGATATGTTTTACCAATGGCTTTCTGAGCCAGCACGATGCATCTTTTTATATAAAATTCGTCTTGCATATTGAATGAAAAAAGCGAAGACAAATTTCTCCGCTCCGCTTTTTAGATTTTTAAATTATTTTATTCTCCTGCGATGATGCTGTGAAGATTTTGCTTTAAAGTTTCCAAATGAGCCTTCTTCTCGTCGATAGAATCGAAAGTATCTTTCAACATAGGATTTTCTCTCGATGGCTTTTTGAAGAATGCCAGGTTGTTCTCCAGTTTTACGATTTCAGCTTCAAGGTCAGAGATCTGGCTCTTGATTTTTCTTGCTTTGTCGGTGAGCTGATTTTCAGATAAACCTTCTTCTTTAAGTTCTAACTCGTTGATTTTGTTTAATTTCAATTTCTCTCTCAACGTTTTGTTGAATTCAGTATTAATTGAAATTTTATCTCTCGGAACCTTCCCGATATTATTCCACGCAGTTTTGATAGCTTCGATTTTTTCGATGCTGCCTTCTTCGTTGCTAACGGTTTTCAGCTCGTCAAGAAGCGTTTTTTTGTTTTTATAATTTTCTTTCCAGTTATCGGTAGAAGCATTGCTTTTTTCTCTGTAATTGTTGAAGAAAGCATTACAAGCATCCCGGAATTCGTCCCAGATTTTGTTGGTCATGCTCTTTGGAACGTGTCCTACTTTTTTCCAGTCTTCCTGAAGTTTTTTAAACAACGGAACCGCGATATCCCATTCTTCATTATTCTGATTGTCTTTTGCCGTCTGGATTAGTTTTAATTTTTCTTCCAGATTAGCCTGTTGAGAACCTTTTAATGATTTATAATAAGTGTTTTTTGTTGTATTAAAACCTCTCAATGTTGTTTTAAAATCATTCCAATTTTGGTTGGAAAGTTTTCTTGGAACACTTCCTGTTTTTAAAAACTCTGCACGAAGATCTTCCACTCTTTTGATCGAGTTTTGCCAGTAATTGTGATTAGGCGTTTCAGATGGCTCAGAAAGTTTTTTAATTTCTGCGATGATCTGATTTTTCTTTTCAAGATTGGCGTTTTGCTCAGACTCGATGGCAGCGGAAAGTTCAGATTTTCTTTCGTGAATTTTGTTGGAAATTTCTTTAAACTCTTCCCATGTCTTTTCACGGAACTCTTCTGCAACCGGCTCTGCTTCTTCCTTCCAAAGCTTATGAAGATATTGTAATTCGTTTAATGCTTTCTGAATGACAGGCTCATGCTCAAGCTCTTTTGCACGCTGGATAATGTGCTGTCTTTTTTCAAGATTGTGGCTGTATTCTTGCTCCAGGAATTCTTTATTAAGATCCAGCATCTGGTAAAACTGATTCAGATGGTGAAAATAATTGTTATTAAGAATCCTGAATTCAGATTTTGCAACCTGTCCGGCTTTTGACCAGTCTTCTTTAATCTCTCTAATCGATTTGAAGAGGTTCACACCCGGTTCGGAGTTGGTATAAAGATTTTTAAGTCTTTCGATAATGTTTTGGCGGTGTTCAAGGTTTTTCTTTTGCTCTTCTTCCTGACCTTTTTGGTACGTGTCATATTTTTCCTTGAAAATATTCACCAATGCAGAAAATCTTGCCTGTAAAGGATGCTCATAGCTGAAGTTTTCAGGAGCATTTCCGGCATCTACATATTCATGTTTTTTATCTTCCACTTCGTCGTGGATCTGATGATTTGCTTTTTCTTTAAGCTGATTGAATTTTTTTGAATTTTCCCCTGCATTCGGAGCATTGATGATTTTCTCCATTTCCTTCAGAGCATCAGCCAGCGAGATGTCTACATCTTCATGTTCTTCCTCGTGTTCTGTATCCTCTTCATGCACGTTTTCATCCTGAGAAACGGTGTTTTCGGATGTTTCTTCGTGAGATACGTCTTGAGAATCTTTCTTTTCTTCGTTTTCAGAAAGGTTGTTTTCTGTAATCATAGCAAATCTTTTATGAGTGGCGTTTAATATCCTTTAAATATAGCAAAAATGCCAATTAAAGTACTAATTTATGTTATTTTTTTTGAAAATTCCAAATTTCCCACGCTTTTTCTGCCTGCTGCTCCAGCATATAATATCCATTCACTGTTTTGGCTCCTTTTTCAGAGGCATTGATGATGAATTGCGTGTAGTTTGGATTGTAGATTAAGTCTATGATTAAGTGGTCTTTGGAAAGCCCATCAAAAGGAAAACTAAGGCAGTCCTCCACATTGGGGAAAGTTCCGACAGGGGTACACTGGATGATAATTTTGTGGTTTTCCACCGTTTCTTTATCGAGATTTTCAAAATTGATTTCTGTGTTTCTGGAAACTGTAATAGATGAGATCCCGTTTTTATCCAACACATATTTTACGGCTTTGGCAGCGCCTCCGTTTCCAAGAATGATAGCCGAAGTATGATGTGGTTTTTTATGGAGAAGCAATGTTTTTTCAAACCCGAAAGCATCTGTATTGTAGCCTGTTTTTTTTCCGTTTTGAATTAAAACACAGTTCACCGCACCGATTTTTTGAGCTTCATCACTCAGTTCATCCAGGTAATCAATGATTTTTTCCTTGTAGGGAATCGTTACATTGAAGCCCAAAAGATCAGGAGCAGAGAAGAGATTTTCCACTTCTTTAATTTCGCTGAGATCAAAGATATTATAAGAATATCCTTTCAGCATCAGTTTCTGAAATTTGTCTTCAAAGAATTTTTTTGAGAAAGAATATGAAATATTTCTTCCTACTAAACCTAATTTTTTGTTGGAATCCATACCATAAAAATAAAAAAAAGACCGGAAAAAACCGGTCTTTAACGTAAAATATTTTTTAATAATTACTCAACAATAAATTTTGTAGAGAAAGTATCTGTTTTAAGAATGTAATTTCCTTTTACTAAGCCTTTAAGGTTAATTTTATTAGAATTTTTAAAAGGATTTTCAATAGTTTCGATCAATTTTCCTGAAAGGTCATAGATCTGAGCTTTTGAAATTGTTTTTAAGTTTTCACCTTTTACAAATAATTCGTTGTTTCTTACAGGATTTGGATAAACGCTGAAAGATTTTTCTTTTATGGTTTCAACCGTTCCTAATGCCCCGCTGTAGCAAGTCCAGCTTAGGTCGTCGATGGCTACTCTTGGTCCGTTTGTATTTGTAGTAGGATTTGTGATTTTGATAACTACATTTCCGGTTACATTAATATTGTTGATGGTAGTTGTTGTGGTAGTATTCGTTGTAGCGCTGTAAGGAACCGTACCTACCTGAACGCCGTTTACTTCAACATTTAAAACTCCTGCACCGCTTCCGAATTTTAAAGAAGTTGTCACCGTAAGACTTTGAATACCTCCTGAAACGGAAGAACTTGTTAAGTTTCCAACTCTTAAAGTAATAGCTTTATTGTTAATCGTCTGGTCGGTTCTTGCATCTGTAGCGTTCCATGTAATTCCATCATTTGTCCATGTTCTTAATCCGTAGCCGTTTCCGCCGTTAGGAATTGATTCAAATGTTTCCGTTCCGCAGCTTCCACCGCCAGGTTGCCCAGCAAGAGTAGTTCCTGTAGCCGTATTGCTAGATGTTGATGGATTTCCTGCCGCATCTTTAGCGATTATATAAAAACTATAGGTTGTAGAAGGATTTAATCCTGAAACCGTTGCGGTAGTTCCTGAAACCGTTGCATAGAAAACACCATCCTTATAAATATCATAACCGGCAACACCTACATTGTCTGTAGAAGCTGTCCAGCTTAAAGAAATTGAATTGGCAGTCGGATTGTTTGTGGCAAGATTTGTCGGCACACTTGGCGCTTCTGTATCTACAATTGGTGTTCCCCAGATCTGATTTACATATTCCGGATGATCGATGTATGGATTTCTGTTTCCCTGGAAAACATAAGATTTGTTGTTTCTCTCGATTTCAGCTGCAGATACAGGATCTAAGGCATTCCAAGCCAAAAGCTGATTAAGTTCCCAGGTTTGTAAGCCGGGAAATGCAGAATCTCCCAACATATTTCCTGTAGAGAATGATGAAAGCTGATTTTCATATCTTGTTACAAAATAAAAAATCATTCTGGCAACATCACCTTTAAAAGCATCGATCGGCTCAAAAACAGTTCCCGAATATCCCGGAGAAGCGGAGTTTCCAAGTTTTGATCCGTTTTGAGAGTTAAAAGAAGCCGTGCTTACTTTTCCGAAAGGGTAGTTTGATCTCATTCCGTTTACTTTTCCATCTGTTGGGCGGATAAAGTGAATATCGGAAACCATCGGGGGTTGTTCATTAAATAAACTTTGAGGCACAATATGCTCTCTGTTGTAGCAATCGCCTTCGCTGTTGTAGTTTCCACATTGGTTTGACCCAGGTGTGTAATTGTAAGGATCTGCTCCGTTGGGATTTTCAGAATAAATATCTAAAACTGAATTGTCGTTTTCGTAGAATTTATCGATATCTGTGGTTTGATAACCAGTCCATAAACCATTATATCCATGATCAACGTGACCATTCGTAATGATTTGTTTAAGTTTAGTTTTTAAAGGGGCTCCGGTAAGACCTGATGTGCCATCATAGTATCCCGCAGGAATCTGAGCAAATGCACTGATAAAGGCAAAACTCATTAAAAAAGAGAGTAAAGTTCGTTTCATTTTTAAAAATTGGGGCGTAAAGATACAAAAAAATGAAACCGTATCGTGTTAATTTTTAGTAATATACTCTTTACTTATTTTTGAAAATACCCAGGAAATGATGAACCCAAACAGGGAAGCGGTAATGGCAACGATAAAATAATTTTTACCGACAATTTTTACAGGAAAAGGCAGGGTTTCATTAGCCTTGAAAAATTCTGTGTACTGTTGGAAATAGCAAAGTGCCGTTCCTAAAATAAGCCCGGAGATGATTCCGGAAACAACGATAAGAACTCCCGTATAGAAATAGATTCTTCTTAAATGACTTAAAGGAAAGCCTAGTGAAATCAACGATTTTGCCTGTTCTTTTTTATCAAGTTGTAAAATAATAATCGCTCCCGCCAAATTGAAAGTCGTAATGAAAATGACCAATGCAAAAATCAGATAAATGAATAATTTTTCAGTATTAATCATTTTCCAGAATGCTGCATTTTCCTCTTCTTTGGTTTTTATCTCGATGTTTTTTCCTAACGATGACAGAAGCTGCTGCTTTACAGAATCTGTGTTGTCGGAATTTTTAAGCTTTACAACAATTTGATAGGCAGAATGTTTCGGTAAGTTTAATAATTCTTCCGTAAGCTCAATAGGAGAAATGATATAATTGTCCAACTGATCTTTTCCCGGAAATACTCCCGTAACAAGAACGTCTTTTTTATTATAAATATCTTCTTCTTTATTAATAATTCCAGTTCCTGGCTTCGGCATGAAAATCGTCGCATAATCTGTATTGGAAGCCACCGGAATCGATAATCTGTTGTCTAAAGAGTTTTCCATCAAAACTTCATTGGAATATTTGAAGCTTGGATACGCTCCGTAGAAAACATCTTTATCGATAGGATTTACCTTTGTATAAGCAGAATCAACACCTCTCAGGTAAGCGATGTCGCCCTTGCCGTTAAAATTAATATAAACCTTCTCTTCAATAACTCTGGAAAAATTGCGGATTTCTTTATTGCTTTTTAAAACAGCATTAATTTTATTGAAATCTTTCAGTGTTTTTCCCGTAGAACTTTTAATGGTAAGATCGGCATGAAGATTGGAAATCAGGTCTTTATTAAGATCTTCAAGACCCGAAAAAACGGAAATAATGACAAACATTGCAGTCACTGCCACCATCAT harbors:
- a CDS encoding ABC transporter permease, whose protein sequence is MKNIAFYIASRYLLAKKGSTAVTFITWLAVGAMMVAVTAMFVIISVFSGLEDLNKDLISNLHADLTIKSSTGKTLKDFNKINAVLKSNKEIRNFSRVIEEKVYINFNGKGDIAYLRGVDSAYTKVNPIDKDVFYGAYPSFKYSNEVLMENSLDNRLSIPVASNTDYATIFMPKPGTGIINKEEDIYNKKDVLVTGVFPGKDQLDNYIISPIELTEELLNLPKHSAYQIVVKLKNSDNTDSVKQQLLSSLGKNIEIKTKEEENAAFWKMINTEKLFIYLIFALVIFITTFNLAGAIIILQLDKKEQAKSLISLGFPLSHLRRIYFYTGVLIVVSGIISGLILGTALCYFQQYTEFFKANETLPFPVKIVGKNYFIVAITASLFGFIISWVFSKISKEYITKN
- a CDS encoding shikimate dehydrogenase family protein produces the protein MDSNKKLGLVGRNISYSFSKKFFEDKFQKLMLKGYSYNIFDLSEIKEVENLFSAPDLLGFNVTIPYKEKIIDYLDELSDEAQKIGAVNCVLIQNGKKTGYNTDAFGFEKTLLLHKKPHHTSAIILGNGGAAKAVKYVLDKNGISSITVSRNTEINFENLDKETVENHKIIIQCTPVGTFPNVEDCLSFPFDGLSKDHLIIDLIYNPNYTQFIINASEKGAKTVNGYYMLEQQAEKAWEIWNFQKK
- a CDS encoding DUF349 domain-containing protein, encoding MITENNLSENEEKKDSQDVSHEETSENTVSQDENVHEEDTEHEEEHEDVDISLADALKEMEKIINAPNAGENSKKFNQLKEKANHQIHDEVEDKKHEYVDAGNAPENFSYEHPLQARFSALVNIFKEKYDTYQKGQEEEQKKNLEHRQNIIERLKNLYTNSEPGVNLFKSIREIKEDWSKAGQVAKSEFRILNNNYFHHLNQFYQMLDLNKEFLEQEYSHNLEKRQHIIQRAKELEHEPVIQKALNELQYLHKLWKEEAEPVAEEFREKTWEEFKEISNKIHERKSELSAAIESEQNANLEKKNQIIAEIKKLSEPSETPNHNYWQNSIKRVEDLRAEFLKTGSVPRKLSNQNWNDFKTTLRGFNTTKNTYYKSLKGSQQANLEEKLKLIQTAKDNQNNEEWDIAVPLFKKLQEDWKKVGHVPKSMTNKIWDEFRDACNAFFNNYREKSNASTDNWKENYKNKKTLLDELKTVSNEEGSIEKIEAIKTAWNNIGKVPRDKISINTEFNKTLREKLKLNKINELELKEEGLSENQLTDKARKIKSQISDLEAEIVKLENNLAFFKKPSRENPMLKDTFDSIDEKKAHLETLKQNLHSIIAGE
- a CDS encoding zinc metallopeptidase, which gives rise to MTGYYIIIGISMLISWWVSSRLKSKFEYYSKVHLKNGLSGKEVAEKMLRDNGINDVQVISVPGQLTDHYNPENKTVNLSEGVYMQRNAAAAAVAAHECGHAVQHAVGYSMLQLRSRLVPVVNISSNLMQFVLIAGIAIMAATRTIHDPNGNTTVLAIGVIMFAFTTVFAFVTLPVEYDASNRAMKWLKDTGTVTSEEYAGVQDSLKWAARTYVVAAIGSLAQLLYFVSLLMGGRRN
- a CDS encoding endonuclease, which gives rise to MKRTLLSFLMSFAFISAFAQIPAGYYDGTSGLTGAPLKTKLKQIITNGHVDHGYNGLWTGYQTTDIDKFYENDNSVLDIYSENPNGADPYNYTPGSNQCGNYNSEGDCYNREHIVPQSLFNEQPPMVSDIHFIRPTDGKVNGMRSNYPFGKVSTASFNSQNGSKLGNSASPGYSGTVFEPIDAFKGDVARMIFYFVTRYENQLSSFSTGNMLGDSAFPGLQTWELNQLLAWNALDPVSAAEIERNNKSYVFQGNRNPYIDHPEYVNQIWGTPIVDTEAPSVPTNLATNNPTANSISLSWTASTDNVGVAGYDIYKDGVFYATVSGTTATVSGLNPSTTYSFYIIAKDAAGNPSTSSNTATGTTLAGQPGGGSCGTETFESIPNGGNGYGLRTWTNDGITWNATDARTDQTINNKAITLRVGNLTSSSVSGGIQSLTVTTSLKFGSGAGVLNVEVNGVQVGTVPYSATTNTTTTTTINNINVTGNVVIKITNPTTNTNGPRVAIDDLSWTCYSGALGTVETIKEKSFSVYPNPVRNNELFVKGENLKTISKAQIYDLSGKLIETIENPFKNSNKINLKGLVKGNYILKTDTFSTKFIVE
- a CDS encoding IMPACT family protein, coding for MQFEYKTIEKPIENTLLKEKGSKFIGFAFPVNNEEELKAALEKIRAEHPKATHHCYAFRMGLNGENYRANDDGEPSGSAGLPIYNQLLAHEITNVLVISVRYYGGTKLGVSGLVKAYKESAKITLEDANIVTRELETEIEITFNFNQQNIIFTLLSKFDAKIINFDSQEKASILARIKLKHQDEILELLSNLQFVEYKL
- the ribD gene encoding bifunctional diaminohydroxyphosphoribosylaminopyrimidine deaminase/5-amino-6-(5-phosphoribosylamino)uracil reductase RibD, giving the protein MQDEFYIKRCIVLAQKAIGKTYPNPLVGSVIVHNGKIIGEGYHHKAGENHAEINAINSVKDKTLIPESTIYVSLEPCAHYGKTPPCALKIKELGFKRVVIGAMDSHDKVNGKGKKIIQDAGIEAVSGILEKECIELNKRFFTYHEKKRPYIILKWAESGDGFLDKNFKPVSISNSLANQFVHQLRADEHAILVGTQTALNDNPSLTVRNVEGVNPVRILIDFELKVPQDFSIYNREAKTLVFNTIKEETQNNIQFIKIEKENFLSGLMKALYKEQIQSVIIEGGRFTLQEFIDAGLWDEAIVIKNENLKLENGTKAPEFDFEPERVENFRDNVVGFYRNR